The stretch of DNA TGGGAGCATTGTCGCTACAGGATATATTAATACACCAGATATTTCAGAATTTCAAGGCTTTGTTTTTATCGTGGATGAAGGTGATGGGTTTATAATGAAGCTTGATGCTGACGGAAATGTTGATTGGGAACAAATTATTGATGCTCCCCAGGGTACAAAAGTCAGAGAAATCAGTGATGGATTCGCTGTGTGTTCATGTGTATGGAACTGGACACAAAGTGCGGGAGATCAGCAGGATTTCTGTCTGATTAAGACCGACAATAAGGGTAATACAGTCTGGAGGAAAACTTACGGGGGTGATAAGAGCGATCATCTCTATGATTTTGATCTGACTGATGAAGGCGGATACATCCTGGCCGGGCATACACTGTCATACGGAGTAAGTAACTGGGATTACCTGTTGATGAAGATTGACAGTGCCGGAGAGGAAGTATGGCATAAAATATTTGGTCAGCCCAGAGGGTATGATGCCCGGTATATCCATGATGAGGCCTATGGAGTGCGGCAGACCCCGGACGGGGGATTTATCATTTGCGGCGGTTCGGGTGATGAATATTCATATTCAGCTTCCGGCCATCCTGCAGGGCCTTCCGACGAATGGAAAGTATACCTGGTAAAAACAGACAAAAGAGGTGAAATCTTGTGGGAAGGTATTTATCCCCCGGTTAGTGTAGGCAATAATGGAGGAGAATATATCGGACTTACAAATGATGGCGGCTATATTGTTTTTGTAGATACAGATTCACAAACACCGCCCGCTCCAAATAATTTTGGTTTTATGAAACTTGCATCTGATTCGGTAAATACTTTGATTTATAAAGGAGCTGCGGTCATCCATGATTATCAGTTGTTTCAGAACTACCCGAATCCATTCAATTCCTGCACAGTAATTCACTATTCCATAGAAAAGGCAAGCCATGTGGTTGTAACTGTTTATAATATAAAAGGGCAAAAAGTGGCTGCATTGGTGAATAAATCACAAGCTGCAGGAACTTATAATGTCATTTGGAATGCGCAGGATGTACCTTCTGGTGTCTATTTTTATAGATTGAAGACGAACCAATTTGAAAAGACAAATAAAATGCTATTGTTGGAGTAGATGTTTTTTATATGAGGACATTAATGTAATGGAAATAAACATTGGATAAAAGAGTTTTTCTTATTGTTATATTTTGTTATTAAAAATATTTGTAAAAAACACGGGAACCCGTTCAAAGTAGCATCCTGAAGCATGTGGCAAAACGTTGTTATTAGTTGGTGATATGCATAAAGTAATTAAATGTAAAGTTAAAAATATTACAACTGCAATGGGAGGGAGTGACAATGAAGATTAAGAAAGAAGTACATAACAGTAAGCGTTTGTTTGTATATGATTTTTTGCTGATAATTTTTTTTGCAGCAGTTCTTAATGCCCAGACACCAAAGATGGAGTGGCACAAAGGATACGGAACAAATAACGGTGAACATAT from bacterium encodes:
- a CDS encoding T9SS type A sorting domain-containing protein, which translates into the protein MMQIKRLICCILAMLSFFSFAEAQTPVMEWFKGQGTSTEEHVHEGMQTSDGGYIAIGDGIEQYRADDMLIIKVNENGIYEWKWDFGTANKYGAGYCISEVADGYIAGGAIFDPDSQRTQRFLTKLDFTGDVVWKKFYGSSGVGGIRGIDITSDGSIVATGYINTPDISEFQGFVFIVDEGDGFIMKLDADGNVDWEQIIDAPQGTKVREISDGFAVCSCVWNWTQSAGDQQDFCLIKTDNKGNTVWRKTYGGDKSDHLYDFDLTDEGGYILAGHTLSYGVSNWDYLLMKIDSAGEEVWHKIFGQPRGYDARYIHDEAYGVRQTPDGGFIICGGSGDEYSYSASGHPAGPSDEWKVYLVKTDKRGEILWEGIYPPVSVGNNGGEYIGLTNDGGYIVFVDTDSQTPPAPNNFGFMKLASDSVNTLIYKGAAVIHDYQLFQNYPNPFNSCTVIHYSIEKASHVVVTVYNIKGQKVAALVNKSQAAGTYNVIWNAQDVPSGVYFYRLKTNQFEKTNKMLLLE